In Nocardioides cavernae, a single genomic region encodes these proteins:
- a CDS encoding LLM class flavin-dependent oxidoreductase, with amino-acid sequence MEVAAHLPQVATSGDRPDVGRVRDVVDAARDLGLAAVCANDHLTFHRPWLDGPTLLAAVADRAGGMELATTVALPSLRGPGQLAATLTTLATLAPGRVVAGVGAGSSAADHAAAGVPFDDRWQQFEESLHVLRGLVSGGSLPARWVEILDGSRRVEPPEPVPIWVASWGSPAGLRRVARWGDGWLASAYNTSPEAFAEGRRRLTEERARLDRPDLPAAVATMWTWVADDPADAERVLIDVLAPLVRRDPDELRDRVCVGTPEHCAALLGRYAAAGCSRIHVWPLGDEVAQLERLVGDVLLSIDA; translated from the coding sequence ATGGAGGTGGCAGCGCACCTGCCGCAGGTCGCGACGAGCGGCGACCGTCCCGACGTGGGCCGCGTACGGGACGTGGTGGACGCCGCCCGCGACCTCGGGCTGGCGGCGGTCTGCGCCAACGACCACCTCACCTTCCACCGACCCTGGCTCGACGGGCCGACCCTCCTCGCCGCGGTCGCCGACCGCGCCGGTGGGATGGAGCTCGCCACGACGGTCGCGCTGCCCTCGCTGCGCGGCCCCGGCCAGCTCGCCGCCACGCTCACCACCCTGGCCACCCTCGCGCCGGGCCGGGTCGTCGCCGGTGTCGGGGCCGGCTCGTCGGCGGCCGACCACGCCGCGGCCGGGGTGCCGTTCGACGACCGCTGGCAGCAGTTCGAGGAGTCGCTGCACGTCCTGCGCGGGCTGGTGAGCGGCGGATCGCTGCCAGCCAGGTGGGTCGAGATCCTCGACGGTTCCAGGCGGGTCGAACCACCCGAGCCGGTGCCGATCTGGGTCGCCAGCTGGGGGTCACCCGCCGGGCTGCGGCGCGTCGCGCGCTGGGGCGACGGCTGGCTCGCGTCGGCGTACAACACCTCGCCGGAGGCGTTCGCGGAAGGACGTCGGCGACTCACGGAGGAGCGCGCCCGCCTCGACCGCCCGGACCTCCCCGCCGCGGTCGCGACGATGTGGACGTGGGTCGCCGACGACCCGGCGGACGCGGAGCGCGTGCTCATCGACGTGCTGGCGCCGCTCGTCAGGCGCGACCCGGATGAGCTCCGTGACCGGGTGTGCGTCGGGACCCCGGAGCACTGCGCAGCGCTGTTGGGGCGGTACGCCGCGGCGGGCTGCTCACGGATCCACGTCTGGCCGCTCGGCGACGAGGTGGCCCAGCTCGAGCGGCTCGTCGGCGACGTGCTCCTCAGCATCGACGCCTGA
- a CDS encoding iron ABC transporter substrate-binding protein translates to MTTPPRRATKRASVALAATLLTASTLSGCGVFGSPDLVVYNAQHEELLDEIVPLFEEQSGLDVELRSGKDLEMANQIVEEGEDSPADVFLTENSPAMSIVDNAGLFAELPEAATATIPDEYVPADRAWTGFLARSTVAMYNTDTMTEADMPASILDFADPEWKGRVAFSPTGADFQAIVSAVLELEGEEATADWLAGLEENGVVVQNNLVVMQSVDSGEVDAGIAYHYYWYRDRQENGSDSDSSALHFFGNQDPGAFLSISGAGILDSSEHKDAAEEFVTWLTSTAAQQAMAESYALEYPLNPDASLDPAVKPFDELEPPTVDVASLNGPQVTELMTAAGLL, encoded by the coding sequence GTGACGACTCCCCCCCGCCGCGCGACCAAGCGCGCCAGTGTGGCCCTGGCCGCGACCCTCCTGACCGCCTCCACCCTGTCCGGGTGCGGCGTCTTCGGGTCGCCCGACCTCGTCGTCTACAACGCCCAGCACGAGGAGCTCCTCGACGAGATCGTGCCGTTGTTCGAGGAGCAGTCCGGCCTCGACGTCGAGCTGCGCAGCGGCAAGGACCTCGAGATGGCCAACCAGATCGTCGAGGAGGGCGAGGACTCCCCCGCCGACGTGTTCCTCACCGAGAACTCGCCCGCGATGAGCATCGTCGACAACGCCGGCCTGTTCGCCGAGCTGCCCGAGGCCGCCACGGCCACGATCCCCGACGAGTACGTCCCCGCGGACCGCGCGTGGACCGGCTTCCTGGCCCGCTCCACCGTCGCGATGTACAACACCGACACGATGACCGAGGCCGACATGCCCGCCTCGATCCTCGACTTCGCCGACCCCGAGTGGAAGGGCCGTGTCGCCTTCTCCCCGACCGGTGCCGACTTCCAGGCGATCGTGTCCGCCGTCCTCGAGCTCGAGGGCGAGGAGGCCACGGCCGACTGGCTCGCCGGCCTCGAGGAGAACGGCGTGGTGGTGCAGAACAACCTCGTCGTGATGCAGTCCGTGGACTCCGGCGAGGTCGACGCCGGCATCGCCTACCACTACTACTGGTACCGCGACCGCCAGGAGAACGGCAGCGACTCCGACAGCTCGGCGCTGCACTTCTTCGGCAACCAGGACCCCGGCGCGTTCCTCAGCATCTCCGGCGCCGGCATCCTCGACAGCAGCGAGCACAAGGACGCCGCCGAGGAGTTCGTGACCTGGTTGACCAGCACCGCCGCGCAGCAGGCGATGGCGGAGTCGTACGCCCTGGAGTACCCGCTCAACCCCGACGCGAGCCTCGACCCCGCGGTCAAGCCGTTCGACGAGCTCGAGCCGCCCACCGTCGACGTGGCAAGCCTCAACGGGCCGCAGGTGACCGAGCTGATGACCGCGGCAGGCCT